One bacterium DNA segment encodes these proteins:
- a CDS encoding amidohydrolase family protein: MSTLHRGHIFHLTGTPAVQQAVEALVEIPDGALLVDDDGVIEWCGHHVDRPQRDGAPVEVVDHGDAFLLPGFVDTHMHFPQVNSIDAYGGGQLLEWLTECIFPAEARFEKEEFAIGAAREFCHRLISAGTTTSLVFGSAFPAAQDALFGEYQRRGL, encoded by the coding sequence ATGAGCACCCTGCACCGCGGACACATCTTTCACCTGACCGGCACGCCGGCCGTCCAGCAGGCGGTCGAGGCCCTGGTCGAGATTCCGGACGGCGCTCTACTGGTCGACGACGACGGCGTCATCGAATGGTGCGGCCACCACGTCGATCGACCGCAGCGCGACGGCGCCCCGGTCGAGGTCGTCGATCACGGCGACGCCTTTCTGCTGCCCGGATTCGTCGACACCCACATGCACTTTCCGCAGGTGAACTCGATCGACGCCTACGGCGGCGGCCAGCTCCTGGAGTGGCTCACCGAGTGCATCTTCCCCGCCGAGGCCAGGTTTGAAAAAGAGGAGTTCGCGATCGGCGCGGCGCGAGAGTTCTGTCACCGGCTGATCTCGGCCGGGACCACGACCTCCCTGGTCTTCGGCTCCGCCTTCCCGGCCGCGCAGGACGCCCTGTTCGGCGAATACCAGCGACGCGGGCTGC